From Daucus carota subsp. sativus chromosome 6, DH1 v3.0, whole genome shotgun sequence, the proteins below share one genomic window:
- the LOC108192423 gene encoding profilin, whose amino-acid sequence MSWQTYVDDHLMCEIEGNAGQHLTAAAIMGHDGSVWAQSSNFPKLKPDEVTGIMKDFDEPGHLAPTGMHIEGVKYMVIQGEPNAVIRGKKGSGGITIKKTGQALVFGVYEEPVTPGQCNLIVERLGDYLIEQGL is encoded by the exons atgtcGTGGCAAACATACGTAGACGATCATCTTATGTGCGAGATCGAAGGCAATGCCGGTCAGCATCTCACCGCCGCGGCTATCATGGGCCACGACGGCAGCGTTTGGGCTCAGAGCTCCAATTTTCCCAAG TTAAAGCCCGATGAAGTAACTGGTATCATGAAAGACTTTGATGAACCTGGTCACCTTGCTCCAACTGGAATGCACATTGAAGGAGTGAAGTACATGGTAATTCAAGGAGAGCCTAATGCTGTGATTCGTGGCaaaaag GGATCTGGAGGTATTACCATTAAGAAAACCGGTCAAGCTCTGGTTTTTGGGGTGTACGAAGAACCTGTGACTCCGGGACAGTGTAACCTGATTGTTGAGAGGCTGGGAGATTACCTCATTGAGCAGGGCCTGTAG